AGCTTGAGCAAGCCGAGAGTCATCTGGTTCAGTCTCGCTTTGGAGGAGTTGTGCCATCATCCcttcataagaaaaaagaggtATGTCCTAGTGgttcatcaaattttaattgcGATTACGGTGGCTAGTTAAGTGCCTCTGTAAACATCTAGCTACTAAGAGGATATATCTtcaaatgttttggttattgggaCCTGGAGGTGTTCTGTTTAGTTGAAATGAAAGTGTTGTTGAAGGTTGTACAGATATATAACTTTCGAGAATGTTAATGGGTGTTGCTTGTTAAAGATCTCATTTGACGTGTGTTCTAAATCACTTTCAGGATGAGTCTCAACTAACTAAGATAACTCGGGATAGCGCAAAGATAACTGTGGAACAGGTCCATGGACTAATGTCGCAGGTGAGTAATAATATTGAAACGAAATGGTGACATATCTCCCTTAAGGTTCGTGTATTTCACAGACTCAAAATCCATCATTGTTGTACTTGTAGGTCATAAAAGATGAATTATTCAACTCAATGCGTCAGTCCAACAACAAATCTCCCACTGACTCGTCGGATCCAGACCCTATGATTACATATTGAAGTTGctcttcttttggtttctagTTTTGGATTGACCCATCATTTGTTGTcctttcatttattttctgttgtgTAAAGAATTATAATGCTAATGAGAATAatacagaagaagattttggttaaagaaatgtttttaagCCCATTCGATTCGTCGGGGTTAAAGGAATAATCTTAAGcccttaaacaaaaattgtatttatggAAATCAGAAACCTAGTGATCTTTTCCAACTCTATcccctctctctttccttctctGCACTCACGTTGTCCGTGAATAGGTGGTACTAAAACATGGCTAACAATGGCAATCATCTTTCTCtgtctttgtttgttgatgaaaaGTGTTCCTTATGGGACTGTCGACGACGACGCCCACAAGGAGCTATGTACTGCCAACCTGACCATCTTCAACAAGCTTATCAAGAACGCACTTCACACAACATGGCAAACTTATACACTTGAAGACGTAGTATTGCGGAGAATCTTAGAAAGCCTTAGTTATCCGGAGCTTCGTGGAAGTCCGGGGATACCAAACCTTCAAGAAAACAGTCAGTTATTGTCTATAGCTCCGCACGGATATGTTTCCTACAAATTTGACATGTAGCGAGAAACATAGCATATGGCTGTTTCTCGCGCTGTTCGTGCCCGACCAAGGGGTTTGGAAACTGGTTAAAGAACGGCATCGAAGGAACTATGTACGTGATAAATTTATACCACGTTTTGCTATGAACAATGGTTCAACATGGGAGCTATATAGGTTTACAGTGAAAAGTGACTCTGTAGCCTTTTTCACTATGGAATATCGCAAACCCTTGCTTCTTGGGGTGGAGGATCTCAGCctttttgatgatgatgttgatgatgattcgCATTCGAATAAGAGGAAAACTCCACCTTGTTCTGAGAGCAAGAGAACTGACAAAAGATCTTCATATGGACATGTTTCCGAGTATTCCTCTAAATAAGATTATGGACCTTAATTTGATGTTTaccttttattttctgttgtgTGACACAAATTTGTAGGCAAATGGGAATGAATTAAATTGGAATAATACAGAAAAAATTGTGTTAAGGAATCGTCGACAtggtttgatatttatttgagAATAAAGACACAAAAGATGAAACTAGAAAGCAATAATTTAGTaagaccaacaaaaaaaaagggtggTGTTTTGCTATTGTACGCCTCTTTCTCtccaaagctttttttttttcagctaCAGAAATGGCGCAGAGAGTCGGAGCAttgaaaagattgaaactttctTCTGCAACTCCAGATTTTCCTATTGGTTTCCGTTGTGATGGAGTTCGTGTTCATCGACGCTGCTCTTTCTCCAGAAATTGTGCTTCTAATCGAAAGCCAAGACTCCGAATTGTTGCTCAGAAGAAATGGAAATTGAACGATATCGACACAAGTAAGAcccttcttcctcttcgaaTTCTGGTTCTTGAAGTTCTCTGTAACAGCTGCTGAGTTATGTTGGTGTTCTTATATGACAGATGTTGTACAAGAACGATTTAGTCAGTGGGTGTCGAAATCACAGAAAATTCTGAGTGATGTAACATCtccattgaagaaa
This sequence is a window from Arabidopsis thaliana chromosome 1 sequence. Protein-coding genes within it:
- a CDS encoding uncharacterized protein (unknown protein; FUNCTIONS IN: molecular_function unknown; INVOLVED IN: biological_process unknown; LOCATED IN: endomembrane system; Has 2 Blast hits to 2 proteins in 1 species: Archae - 0; Bacteria - 0; Metazoa - 0; Fungi - 0; Plants - 2; Viruses - 0; Other Eukaryotes - 0 (source: NCBI BLink).); its protein translation is MAIIFLCLCLLMKSVPYGTVDDDAHKELCTANLTIFNKLIKNALHTTWQTYTLEDVVLRRILESLSYPELRGSPGIPNLQENMKSDSVAFFTMEYRKPLLLGVEDLSLFDDDVDDDSHSNKRKTPPCSESKRTDKRSSYGHVSEYSSK